A window of the Sphaerobacter thermophilus DSM 20745 genome harbors these coding sequences:
- a CDS encoding ABC transporter permease: MLRYIVVRLAQGALAIFLVSVVTFGLMHLAPGDPVSLFVGEAQVTQEQVDMLRRKWGLDQPVYQQYLRWLGNLLRGDFGESLIVRPGASVADIIKEAAPLTIKLNLLALFFSVALAIPAGIVAGLKRNSLFDYVSVVASTLGVALPNFWVALVSIIIFGSMLGWLPTYGLSSWTGYILPVAVLALDQTAVLTRLMRGATQEVLGQEYVTTARAKGLGQAALLSRHVVRNALLPIVTVIGYRIAFLLSGTIVIETVFALPGIGRVFINSVYRFDYQVVQAVVLLLAIVVVLGNLLTDLVYTYVDPRIRIR; encoded by the coding sequence ATGCTGAGATATATCGTGGTCCGCCTCGCGCAGGGGGCGCTCGCCATCTTTCTGGTGAGCGTCGTCACCTTCGGTCTCATGCACCTTGCCCCTGGCGACCCGGTGAGCCTCTTCGTCGGTGAGGCTCAGGTCACCCAGGAGCAGGTCGACATGCTGCGCCGCAAGTGGGGACTGGACCAACCGGTTTACCAGCAGTACCTGCGGTGGCTCGGCAACCTGCTGCGGGGCGACTTCGGCGAATCGCTCATCGTTCGGCCAGGCGCATCGGTCGCGGACATCATCAAGGAGGCAGCCCCGCTGACGATCAAGCTCAACCTGCTCGCGCTGTTCTTCTCCGTCGCCCTGGCCATCCCGGCGGGAATCGTCGCCGGACTCAAGCGCAACTCGCTTTTCGACTACGTGAGCGTCGTAGCGTCGACGCTGGGGGTCGCCCTTCCGAACTTCTGGGTTGCCCTTGTCTCGATCATCATCTTCGGCAGCATGCTCGGCTGGCTACCCACCTACGGCTTGAGCTCGTGGACCGGCTACATCTTGCCGGTAGCGGTCCTGGCCCTGGACCAGACCGCTGTTCTGACGCGGCTCATGCGAGGCGCAACCCAGGAGGTGTTGGGTCAGGAGTACGTCACCACCGCGCGGGCGAAAGGACTCGGCCAGGCCGCACTCCTCTCCCGCCACGTCGTCCGCAACGCCTTGCTGCCGATCGTCACGGTGATCGGTTACCGGATCGCGTTCCTTCTGAGCGGCACGATCGTGATTGAGACGGTCTTCGCCTTGCCCGGAATCGGCCGAGTCTTCATCAACTCGGTCTACCGGTTCGACTACCAGGTCGTCCAAGCCGTCGTGCTGCTCCTGGCGATCGTCGTGGTGCTAGGCAACCTCCTGACGGACCTCGTGTACACCTACGTCGACCCACGCATCCGCATCCGCTAG